In the Lepus europaeus isolate LE1 chromosome 10, mLepTim1.pri, whole genome shotgun sequence genome, TTCAAAGCCACCCTGGACCGCTCCCTGCTCAAGACGTATGAGCAGGTGCTGGAGAACCTGCAGTCTAAGAGGTTCCAGCTGGTGGATTCCCGGGCCCAGGGGCGGTACCTGGGCACCGAACCGGAGCCGGATGCAGTAGGTGGGTGTCGGGGGGCTGGGGTGGTCCCTGGGGATGGCCCATTGgaaatgggggaggggcagtAAGGGTGGCTGGGACCCTCTCCAAGCTTGGCCCTCAGTTCCCCCAGGGAGGCGTCAGTCTGAGTTTGTAAAAGCAGAGGGTGCAAACTGGAAGGCCTTTGCGGGGTGTGCGCGTGCCCATGGCCGTGTGCTAACCAGCAGCCTGGCATCGGCAGGACTGACTGGGGCACGTCTATGAGCTCCCTCACATGGACCGAAGGGCATTGTGCCCAGGCGCCAGCATTGGCATCGTGGTGCAGAAACCgcccagggacccccccccccagcttcccAGGGCCTCACTGGCTGCCCAGAAACCCCCATAGACAAACAGTGCCCTTCCCCCAGCGCCCCCTTGTCTGCCCGCTCCCCAGGGTTCCCCTGACTGGTGTTTGCAGAAGGCACAAGGCTGGCCGGCAGTTGAGCTGGGACAGCGCGGCCGCTGCACACCAGACCCTTGCCTTGGGTTGTACTCTCCCGCCCATCAAGGTTTAAGATCCCAATTCAGGGTGGGGGGCCTGTTGTTATTTGTTCAGTTCAGTAGCAGAGTCAGGATCTGAACCCAGCACCGCCTTATTCAAATCGGTGTTCTCAACCAGGATCCTCCCGTTAGGGACCACTCCCACTCCCCAGGGCTGGCGGGGGACCCCCTCTGCGAGGTAACCGGGGGAGATGGCTCCCCTGTCTCCTGTCCTGGGGGTTCTGTGTGGGTTGAAGGGTGGGGGCTGAGTTCCAGAAGCTCCCAACCAGAgagcggccggcacatctcgcctttcccagccaggcacagggctgCGGTCTTGCTGCCACGGCCCCACCCTCCCTTgtctcctggtctctcaggtCCAGGCTGGCCTGAGCCCTCAGGGCGGCCAGCCTCTCCTTGGAGGTTCTTTCTTGGCCGCAGCCCCTCCTTCAGGCTCTAACTCATGTGCAACATTTTGTCTAACTTGTTGACAAATGTGTCCTCCTTCCTGTGGCTGGGCAGGAGCGGGAGAGAACACCAGGAAAGCCGGTTTGCAAGGTCACCACAGCAGACAGGGGAGACTGAGGCACCCCGGGCAGAGGCAGGTGACGACGGCCCCACAGCTggtgagggcaggggcagggagtggCCCCAGTCGGGCTTTTCCCAGGGTCCCTGTTTTTCTTGCCTGGCTGGTTCTCTGAGGTCTGCAGTTGAAGATTCAAGTTCATTTGGCACCTTGCAGGGACTCCTGGCACGGAATGTCTGCAGGCCCCTCCCAGCCTTGGTTCATGGCACCGCCTCCTCTTGGGACTTCAGCTGCCACTGGgggagggcaggtgcagtgggttCTCTGGCGGcttcccagcctgccctgcagcACACTGGGAAATAAGGGAAAGCCGGCGCTTGGAGGTGTGCCTGGCCCAGTTTCCTCACTcccattttatcttattttattttacttttaagatgtattgatttatttaaaagtcagttacacagagagaggagaggcagaaagagaggtcttccatctgctggttcactccccaaatggccacaacggctggagctgcgccaatccgaagccaggagccaggagcttcttccgggtctcctacatgggtgcaggtgcccaaggacttgggccatcttctactgctttcccaggccatagcagagagctggatcggaagtggagctgccgagtctcgaaccggcgcccatgtgggatgctggcactgccggcagcggctttacctgctacgccccagcaccggccccacccccattttacagatgaaggaacTGAGGCTCTGAGGGGGACACAGCCTGCTGCTACTGGGCAGCGCCTTCTGGAAGCTGTGCATTCTAAAGCCCCTGTGCCCTTCTGTCCGAGCCCAGCCCACATCCCTCCAGGTCCCCTCTGGAGCACCCAGGGGCACGGATTCTCATTGAGCTCGGCTGCTCCTTCCTACTGTGATCCGCAGGCGGcagcctgcaggggaggggggaggtgagGCTGAGTCCCaccttatgggggggggggtaccaGAAGAGAAGCCTCTGTCATAGGCGGAGTGGCCACGACTTGACCCCAGTTGGCGTCAAAGGCCACTTCCCAAGGCCACTCCCGTGGGTAGGGTGAGCTGAAAGCAAACATGTGGGCCAGGGGGAaggtcacagcaccagctgtggcttGGTGGTGGCGCCGTGGGACCCggagcccctgtgcctgtgtgtctccctcccagggctggggcgaGGTGGAGAGGGCAAGCCAGAAAACCCTGGCAGTGAGCATCCACATCTGTCCTTGACCTGGGGACGTTGTCTCGCCCACACAGCCCTAACCGGGCTGCAAAATCCCAGATCTCAGAGCTGTCAAAGAACAGGAGCAGTCGCCTCTTCCTTTCCTCACTCTCGGCCTCCTTTCCCAGGGAGGCTCAGGGTGGCCAAAGAACCCTGACTTCGCTTTCTGTGGGCTGTGTGCCCTGGAGCAGGTTCCCTCCCCCCTCTGAACCTGGGCAGATGGGTGGCGAGCCGCGAGCCAGCCCTGACGCTGGACTGGGCAGACGGTGCCTTTGCTCCACTTGGCTGCTGTCCAGAGCTCTCTGGTCAGGCTCCTCCTGCACACGGGCAGGCAGTCCCTGCTGGTCTAGATCCCCCTGGCCAGCAGATTGGAGAAGGAGCCCCCCAGGCTGGCCTCCCACAAGCAGGGAGGGCACCCTTTGTTGATGACGCAGGAGAAAACAGCAAAGTGCTTTCCTCGGGGCTGGGATTGGAGCAGCCTGCTCACGCCTGCattcccagccccactgcccgaGGGTTGGGGCACACAAGCCCCTGGGAGCGGCAGATCTGCTGGTCCTGGCTggcggggctggcggggctggtggggctggcacaCAGCTGCTCGCAGAACCAAGTTTCCAGATAAAAACGTGAACTCGGAACAGGAAGGAATGGCTGTCCCCTGGAAGTGGGGACATCTTCGCcggcaggagctcctggctcgtgcTAGTGAGTTTGGGGACCCTCTTGGCCTTGGGGCGAGGGGACCAGGACCTTGTTGCCATGAGTATGTGCCTACTGTATTCTCAGGGCCGCTAGGGGTTGTTACCTAAGGCACCTGCATGTGCGTGTAAAGCAGGTGGGGTTATCTCCCATTCCACAGAAGGGAAAATTGAGACCCAGTTGCACACAGCCCTGGTAGTCTggtccctcccctcccactcctACCACTCTGACCCCATGCTGCTGAGCTCCAGGTGTAATGGGGTAGTGGAGACTTTTGGAGGTAGGGGAGCCCAAAGAGATGGTGACAAGCTGGCACTGGGCCCCAGTCTACTCCCAGTCCCTGGAGTCTGCACACGGTATTGGTGTGTATTTGTCTCATTGGCTCTTAACATCCCTGTGAGCTAGAGATGGACAGGTGAGCCCATTATacggatgagaaaactgagggtcAGAGAAGAGAAGGGATTGTGGTGACAGAGCCGAGACTCAGGCGCTTGTCCTCTCCAGCTGGTGCGATGTTGGACATTGCCACTCTAAGACAGGTTTTGGGGGAGGGGTTGGGATAAATCCTGCTCCAGGAAGGTCAAAGGTGGGCTCTGGTGGCAGTGGCTCCTCTCACCTGTGCCCCTGCTCCCTCCGCAGGCCTGGGCTCGGGCCACATCCGCGGCTCGCTCAACATGCCCTTCATGGACTTCCTGACGCCTGACGGCTTCGAGAAGAGCCCGGAAGAGCTCCGTGCCATGTTCCAGGCCAAGCAGGTGGACCTCTCGCAGCCCCTCATTGCCACCTGCCGCAAGGGGGTCACCGCCTGCCACATCGCCCTGGCCGCCTACCTCTGTGGCAAGCCCGATGTGGCTGTCTATGACGGCTCCTGGTCCGAGTGGTTCCGCCGGGCGCCCCCAGACACCCGGGTGTCTCAGGGCAAGGGCGGGAAGGCCTGAGCCGAGGCCTCGGCTCTGCTCTACTCACCGGGTCTCGACCAGCGCAgtgagcctggccccagctgccgCTGGCCCAGACCTCGTAGGCAAAGGAGATCGGCACCTTCTTAGCATTGCTATGCGCAGctcaccctccccccaccagcaCTGGAATAAACGTGGTCTTTTCCGAGTCGCTTGTCTGCCCGCTGCTCCCTGGCCCCTGTGTGTTTCCCCCTCCTGCAGGCTCCTTAGGACGCCAAGGACAGAAGCCACCATCGCGGCCCCCCGCTGGGAAAGCCCCCACTCAGTTTGGGCAAAGGGAAGGGGGCTCTGCCCCAGGCACGCTGGCGTCTACCCAGAAGAAGAAGGCCAGAGAGGTGTAACCAGGAGCTACCTCCTCCtgctggagggggcagggccctTCAGAGGGGGCCCCCGAGGAGGAGACACACAGGCAGACCCCCTTGGGGGGAGGGCTGAGGGCCCAGCAGTGAGAATCGGGAGGCTACAGCAGGTGCGAGCAACCTGCAGACATCTGAGCTCCTCTTTGGGATGGCAAGGGGGAGCCCAGGCCGCACCTGTtgcaagtccctgccacccagtctCTCTCTCGGTTAGGACAGGGTCCTGGAGGGTGGGGGGGCCACATCTGCCTGCGGAgcatcctggccccagccctgctctgggggGAGTAGGTGCCCACCAAATAGGAGGAGACAGGCTCAGGGCCTGAATGCTGAGGCCTGTGGGATCTGAGTTGGGGTGGGCACCGGAGGCAGTCTGGACAGCTGGCCtgtcttcttattttatttatttgtttgaaaggcaggtgagagagagagagaatcttccatcctttgctggttcactcaacaaaagatggccacagccaggcctaggccaggctcagactaggagcctggaactccagcctggtgggtggcaaggacttctccaggcacatcagcaggaagctgaatcggaagtggtgtagccgggactcgaaccagcgctctgagATGCCACTCTGTGcatggcggcttcacccactgcaccacagtgctggcccctcgccCTTGCATGGTCCTCATGCCAGCTTTAGGTCCCCTACGGAGCCTTGCTGGGCAGGGGAGCAGCTGCCAGGACAGTCGTTCAGTCCACGCAAGCACGGAGCACCTGCTGGGAGTCAGGAATGGCCCAGGTACCGGGGGCCTTGAAGGGAATGGACAGTCTGCTTCCCACTGCCCTAGTGGGCTGCAGCacacttgggggtgggggaagaagcaAGGAACACATACCGTGTGCAGGCGGTGCTAAGGTGCCGAGGAAGAAAAGGGGTTACTGAGCAGGGCTGGGTTGGGGAGGTGAGCAGAGTCCTGTGGACCCCTgggggcaggaagctgcagcagaGGGAGCtgtcagtgcaaaggccctgaggcaggactgTTCAGGAAACCTTGTGTAGGAGTGTGGGAGGAGCCAAGGTCAGAGGTCGAGACACAGTTCCGGAAGAGCCTTGCAGCTAAATGAAAGGACCTTCCACTTTTGTAAGATGAGATGCTAGGGGAAGagttcttaaattatttattagtttgaatgacagagagagggagggagggagggggagagctcccgcatctgctggctcactcttaaATGCCTgcatctgctggggctgggccagcccaaaacgGGAAGCCAGGAACACGGctccttcagccatcacctgctacccccTGTCAACAGGCAGCTGGAAGCAGGGGGCAGAcccaggattcgaacccaggccctctgatgcggTCCTTAACTGCTGCCCCAAACGCCCGCCCTCGGGAGCTTTTGGACGAGAGAGGTGAGCAGACCCAAGCGAGGTCCCCCCAGCATCCTGGGTGTGGAGGTGAGACAATGCCATGGGGTCTCTGTGGGGGCCCAGCTCCTGTTTGTGGCAATGTCATTGTCTCCCTCCGAGGGTGGTGGGACCGGTGGCGGCAGACCCCTTCCGGGGTTGCAATGTCAGAGACTGGTGCGACATCTTGCAAGGAGGCTGATTCCTGgacgggctggggtggggtgagtGGCTTGCTAAAGGGCCTACGTGGCAAGGAACTGAGGGAGGCctctggccaggagccagccagccaCAAAGGTGCTCAGTTCAatggaccccagcacccacggGAGCTTGGCCGCAGAGCCTGCCCCAGCAGAGCCTCAGGGACCACAGCCCTGGGCAATACCTCGACTGTAGCCCCCACCAAGAACCCCAAACAGAGAGCCTGGCTGAGCCATGCCAGCCCGAGACACACAGATGGGGATTAACACATGGCTGTTAAACTGCCACGTACCGAAGCCATAAGCCTTGAGTACAGGGACCAAGAGCAAGAACAGGGCCGTAGGAGGTGATAGTGCGCTAACCTTGAGCAAGTGGTGGTGGCAGTGTGGGCCGGGGCTGTGGAGAGGCTGAGGCGGGCGATGGCCTTGGGGGTGGGTGCCCTGGGCCCGGCGTGGTTGGCTCTGTGTGTGCTGCGGGGCGATGTGTTGGGCATTTCACAAAGGTGActttgtgccccccccccccccgcccagagtGGGTCAGGTCTGCTTTCcatagagcaggggtgggggccgtCCCGCCGGCAATACCATTCAGTCTGGCAAGGCAACCGCAGGGGGGAGTTGAAACTCAATAAATCTGTGTAGCTGGCtaagtcttttaaagatttatttttattttatttgtaaggtagagttacagaagagggagagacagaggtcttctgtccgctggttcactccccaactggctgcattagtagggctgggccaggcagaagctgggagccagagcttcttccaggtcacccatgcaggtgcgggggcccaagcccttggaccatcttctgctgctttcccaggccatagcagagagctggatgggaagaggagcagacgggactcgaaccggcgcccatatgggatgccggcactgcaggcgatggctttacccactatgccacagcgccggcccctggcaggCTAACTTGTAAGCTCATCATTCTGCATGGCCAGAGAATGAGGTGGTTCTGGGCAGAAGAAATTCCCCAGCCCTGACCCAAAGGGAAGTTCAGCTACAGAACTCGGTCCGAATCGCTCCTCTAATAAGTGATGGGCCCACACTCTGGGGCCCCAAATTAACCACGATGCCCTCTGTCTTCTAGGGAGCCCCTGAAAGACTGGGTGTGTGCGGGGGGGGTCATCCCCTatactctccctctttccccctcctcccGTGCTGAGCGACAGCCAGACCAGACAGAGCCGGTGCTGGCACCCCCAGTCTTTGTCTCCTCTTCCCGTCATAGAAACGAGGCCACATAAGGTTGTTGACCTCTGTCTGCCGCCCTGTggttggaggggaggggagaggaccctcTCTGCTTTAATTTTTCTCCCTATCCCTGGGCATGCGACTCAGACAGCCCcaggcctgtctctccctcccccacacgCATGCTTTTAAACACAGCTGTGCCTTAAATCAGCTGGCTCCTTAGCAACTGGTGCGCTCCTATGCATGCATCGACACCCCACTTCTGCGtgctccctgccccttccctaGACAGACTGAGCTCCTCTGCTTATTCCTGCACTGTCCTTGGCTCTTGGTGGCATCTGGGGCCTCTCTGTGGGGCATGGGGGACACTCAGTGTGGACAGGACAGTGGAGTACACAGGAAGTGCCCCTCCTGGCCCCATCACCCTCTGAGGCAACAGTGGTCACCATGGCAACCCTGCTGCTCCCGGCAACCCCTCCCTGGGCTTCCTCTGTGGTTCTGCGGCCGGCTCTGCGCTCCCGGGCTCTGGCGCACACTGAGGGCTTCTAGAGCTTTCTGAGGCAATGAGGGACATTGGGGAGGTAAGGGAGGGAGAGGCGCATGCGCAGAGGGCTGGGGCTCTGCCAGACCACGGGATCGAATCTTCCTTCTGCCCATTCAGAGTTGCTTGTGAGTGAGGACACCCCAGGCTGCACCAGACCCACCTTCCCACCTTGGCCGACTGctcctgggagctttctctgCAGGTCAGACACCGGCAGTGGGGCCACGCTTCTgatggagccaggccaggctgccccGGGGTGGGCGTCGAGGGCAGGAGCGGAGACCAACTGCAGCTTCCGCTGACTTGAAGATGTGCggcttagttttattttcttttactctaaatataaaaaaagatgaatttatttatttgaaaggcagaattacagagagaggtagagacacagagagagagaggggtcttccatccgctggttcactccccagatggctgcaatggccagagctgtgctgatccaaagccaggagccagaagtttcttctgggtttcccatgcaggtgcaggggcccaaggacttgggccatcctccactgctatcccaggccacagcagagagctggatcggaagtggagcagctgggactagaaccaatgcccatatgggattctgggccgcaggcagaggcttagcccactaccccacggcaccggccccacggCTTAGTGTTAGCTCCACCTGACCAAGATACTGTGTCTTTGCAGTGCCTCGGTCTCCCCATCTGTGAGGGGTTAGGGAGTCGTCACCCTGCATTCCCCATGGGGTCCTACAAAGGGAGACTGACCTACACGATGGGCACAGGGCTCGTAGCAACGGCAACATTTCCGCTGCGGAACAAATCAGCCCCAAATGCCGTGGCTTCAGAACAAATAGCCCCAGAACGCTGTGGCTTCAGACCCCGGCTCAGGGCCTGTCCCAGCGGCcatggagctgctgcctgcatcttCTGACCACAGAAGGATCCTTCTCCAAGGCCGCTCCCAGCCGGATTCAGGTCTGCTTCAAATTGTTGGCCAGAGCCCACCCTCCCCGCTCCTTGTCACGCGGGCCTCCCCACAGGACAGCTTGTGACGGGACGTGGGCTTGTGTCAGAGCCAGCCAGGGAGCAAGTGTGAACAAGGCACACATCACCGTCTCTGGCAATCGTGGGGGGCACACCCCCCTCTTCAGATGTCCTCTGTTGGTCAGAAGCAAGTCAGCAGCTTCAAGGGGAGGGGATTGTACCAAGCGACAGGGGTCCCTGGCAGCTGTCCCAGTGCCTTCTACTGGCCTTTGAGCATGTACGCCCCATGCAAGACAGGCTGGTCCCCTCTGCAGAGGTCCCACAGTCTCGCTCGACTCCGGCCCAGTTTGTGGAGCAGAATCTGGACAGACGCCAGGCCCCGGCGCCATGCCCTGGCTCTGTCGCTCTGTGGGCCAGTGAAACAAAGCGCTGCTCTCTGAGCTCGCGCTGGGACAGACACAGCCTCAGAGCTGCATGGGCAAGGGGGCACTGGACACCCGAAGGACTCAGCGGGCCACAGCAGTCCTGCAGCCCAgccgggcaggtgctggggggctCCTTCACTGGACCCCTGCTCTCACCTCTGCCCTGCCCACTCTTGCTCCTACCCTCTGGGTCCTCCTTGGTTGTCAAACACTTTTTGTGCCGTGTTCTCTTTTAGCTTTGTGCTGTCACCATCCCCTTCGCCCCCAGCTGGCGATACTTCTCCTGCAGTAGTTTTCTCAGAAATGGTGTGAGAGGCTCAGTGGGGCTCAGCCCCTGGGCTGCAAGCCAGAGCCTTGTTTCTCTGGAGTCGCTCCGGGGAAACACAGCTGTAAGCTCCCCAGAGGTCCTCGGGCCTCCGTGAGGAGCATACATGGGGCATCGCCTGTGTCTCCTTAAAGGGCCCCTTGCGTGACTGAAAATGGTGCTGGTCCCTTGGCCTGGGGTTCCGGCAGCAGGCTGTGCAGGAGGCACCTTCAGTGCTGTCTGGAAGTCTCCTTCCCTACCTCGCGGAGTTCGTCCGTCCCCTGTCTGTCTGCAGACAACAGTCACCGAACGCCTGCTGTTACATAACAGAGGCTTCGCTTCCCGGAAGTCTGGAGAACACGCTCCTTACCTTCTGTGCCGCCCAGGCAGCATCCTCCAAGTCCACATTTCTGCCAACACAGAGGCGATCTGGACTTGTTCCGTCCACTGCTTGACCCCAAAGCCGCGGTCACACGCTTAGGTGCTTGTCCCCAGCAACACGCCTCTCTTGGCACCGAGACCCGAATTAGCTCTCCATGGCCTGGCGATAAATGCCCGCAAGGCTTGGCAGTGGAGACCGTTGCTTTAAGAGGCTCCTGGTTAGGATCTCCACGCTCTGTGGGCCACTCCCCTGCCAGTGGCTTGGCTGGGCCGCCTGGCTCAGGGTCCCCTGCAGGAGACCTTCaggggtcatcttccactcccATGCTCCTTCAGGTGGCAAAACTCACTTACATTTTCCAAGGACTGATGGCCCAGGGGCCTCGCCACTTATAGCTCAGGGGCTGCCCCCAACCCCTCGCCACCGAGGCCTGTCCGTGGCACCGCGCAAAGCATGGCAGCTGATCATTGTATCTCCTTCTTCCTGGCCCCTGATGCTTCCCGGGAAGGAGGTGGCTTAGACGGATAGGTAAAGAGATAACTTTACATCGCAGGACTGCAAGGATTCCAGCTCCCCTAGGCCTGACTAGCTGCCTGCCTACTCACACATCACGGACATTAGCCAGCAAGCCAAGGAGAGCCGGGGAAAAGGGCGGGAACAAGATAGGAGTCACTCCTCTCCCCTGGAAGGCACTGCTGTCTCCGCGGCCAGCCACAGGGTCCCCCCCCCGAGGAGGCGGGGACTGGGCTTGCACAGGGCCATTGGAGGTTGTATCAGAAGTGACCCAGTCATCAATTATTATTCCACAGCCAATCCAACAGCGGGCTCTGCTGGGCCAGCTTTCATGAGAAATGGGTCGATCTGGTTTCTACCTGTTCCTGTGTGGGTTTAGACAGGTCAtcgcccctctctgggcctcagccccCAAAGACccctccagctctgccccctcGCTCCTGCTGCTCCCTCATCACTCACCTTTGGAACCAGGTGCACCATGCCATTTGAGGGAGCTAAGGGGGAACCCAGCTGCGGTAGCTCAGAGAATGGGGATGAGGGAAAGACCCCCCCCCCGGGAGAAGGAACAGGAGCATGAaagccggggggcgggggagctGTCCCCGCCACGGGACGCCGAGGCCGTGACCTCGCTCCCGGCTCTTCCCCTGtcttctcagctgctcctcttccccgaCCGTGAGCCACCAGCCACTCAGATGGGTACCATCCCACACGCAGGAAGCAAAGCAGTCGCCAACGTGGGCACTGGGGCAGCGCAGCCTGCGGCCAGGGGCCTGCTGGGGCCCCTAGTGGGGGGGGGCGCGTGGGGGGAGGCACGAGGAGGCAGAAGAGATGACGGCGGCACTGGAGGAACACAGAGTCCCCAGGCCGGCTGAGGAGGTCCTGGTAATGCTGCGGCCGGGCGGAGAGGGCCACGTCCCAGAGCGCCAGGGCACCTCCGTGCAGGACTGGGCAGCTGGCcacaagccccctcccccaccgtgaGCGCCGGGCCCATCTTCAAGCACGCGGCCTCTGTGTGTCATCTGAGACGGTGAAACGCGCCGCTTTGTCCACAGGACTGAGCTGGATACGCCTGTCTGGGGCAAGAGTCCATGGAGCTGGGCCACCGAACAGGTAGAGGCGGACCAGGGGCTGCGAAGACCGGGCCGGGCCCTCTGGAGGGACGCCCACCCcggggcagcagggagccggcTGCTCTCTTGCTCCCTGTCTTCCCAGACCCCTGTGGCCATGActtcctggggggggggaggggagggaaggagagcctTCCAGGAAGGGGAACCGTGGGGGCCAGGGCCTGGAagggagccggggctgggctctGGTGCAATCTCAGGGAACGGGGCTGTACTGAGAACAGGGGAGGATTTtggtgcagggggtggggtgggctgcagCAGGTCCTGGGGCCACGTGGaaggtggctggggctggcgggtggggcagggagacGTAGCCCAATGGGGCTGGGGCACACTCCTGCTGGAAGATCCCGTGGGTGCCCTGAAGGCCCTGGGGCCCCGGGTGAAAGCTCAGACCGgaggcccaggaatctgcattatTAATGAGCGCCCTGGTGATTCTGATGTGCAAACCCTGCTGCCCGGGGCCTCGCAGGCTCACTGTAGCAAGTGAGGCCCAGCTGCAGCGACTTCTCCCTTCGTCTCCTTCgttctccccctgcctctgtgtctgcttcctgcccaccccctccttccttcatCTGCCCGTCTGCAGGTACCGTCAACCTGACCAGCGCCCCTCCGCAGGATGCGGGGGGCCGGCAGGATGCCGAGCCCTGGAGAACCTCCTGCAGCTCCTTGGACGTCTCCAAGTTCAAGCACCAGGCCCCGAGCAGCGCAGGCAGCACCCTGGGGCAGGGCCACCTGGAGGAGATccggcccccacccccgacccccgTCAGCATGGGTTCTCCCGGGAAGAAGGGGGGTTTCAGACCCTCCTCGAGAGAGAGCAAGGGCTCCTTGCGAGAAGAGGCGCGGCGGCAGGAAGACCCCAGCGCCAAGTCCCAGGACCAGAGCGGCCCGCCCGCACCCCCACAGGGCAGCGTCATTCCCGACAACATTCGCCACAAGTTCGGGAGCACGGTGGTGAAGGAGCTGGTCTCTGAGGAGCAGGTGGCAAGGCCGGGccgcagggggcggggcggctgAAGGATTCCGTGTGAGCCTCCTTAGAGGAGGACACGGAAGACGCCTGCGTGGAGTGCAGTCCTCTTAGTAACAGCATCAGGAAGTGGTGCtaactgagcacctgctctgtgccagtcCCTGTGCCCTGCTGAAACTCACTtaatccccaccaccaccaccaggaggCGCTGTCTTCATCCCCATGTAGTGGATAAGGACGCAAAGCTTAGAGGGGTTAAGGACGTTCACCCAATTCGGCCAGTTGCTGGGACGAGGGTCCCCACCAGGCTGGCGGACCTCGAAGCCCTACAAGTAGGCCCAGTAGACCCTTGCCAGTGTCAGCAACTGGC is a window encoding:
- the CIMIP4 gene encoding ciliary microtubule inner protein 4 translates to MTAALEEHRVPRPAEEVLVMLRPGGEGHVPERQGTSVQDWAAGHKPPPPPTELDTPVWGKSPWSWATEQQVRPSCSDFSLRLLRSPPASVSASCPPPPSFICPSAGTVNLTSAPPQDAGGRQDAEPWRTSCSSLDVSKFKHQAPSSAGSTLGQGHLEEIRPPPPTPVSMGSPGKKGGFRPSSRESKGSLREEARRQEDPSAKSQDQSGPPAPPQGSVIPDNIRHKFGSTVVKELVSEEQAQRAIGEVAEGQRRASSWPSRTQSPVEISSIFSDYYDLGYNMRSNLFQGAPQETKSLMKASYTPEVIERSVRDLEHWHGRKTDDLGRWHQKNAMNMHLQKALEAKYGEKSKSKGAKY